The Glycine soja cultivar W05 chromosome 15, ASM419377v2, whole genome shotgun sequence region AGAGTTTAGTGAGAAAGTGGAAAAAGGATGCCCTGGAATGAAAGAAGGGTCATTGGAATgtgtttgaaaatttgaaatttgaaattcaaaagtgACTTTTGAAAACCTTCTTTCTTTGTGCCTCATTCACATAGGTTTTTCCCCTTCCTCTCCCAGAtatcttttctctcttcttccctAAAGCTCTCAATGGAGACATTCCAGTGACTCgttttgtgacaccctctaccccgacatataagtaaataaaatatataaaaaaatatcggtaaccaaattcacacaggtaaaaggttcacattcacttcactattatcaattaaaacttattaaaaaaaatatattcggctcaaaacaaggccgtcaaaatttacaaaaatattttgttaaatcagtgagataaaataaagtagactaacattatgcaattaatataaaacttatgcccactatcacatcctatcagagcattgtgtcccgacgtccttcagcacaaggttcctttaagcacttcacctagccatctgctcccccgaacacaaggttcaagatcatcacaggatccaaatacaaacaacaaactgggagtgaattatcacattcctaactaatagagaaacaagacaactagatatacatatcatataaaccaaataaaacttacttacatgtaattcacgtaattccaccactttgtcattcaaagttcacttctcattcatcaatcacacttttcaatcatcaatcacattacacaagaatcacacgctctgatcaagacataataacatctcaatttcataataacaattagcaagcgcatgagacaattatgctaagactcaagcctacatgcaatgtcgtaccatgtcagtgaaaaaccaccctggggcgcttaggagtacataacaagacatacCACAcaatgggatcagcataggcttaaaggagcactcaaacccgatgacccccaaggcctacactccgaagagtccgtcagggcctctccctcctgattcagttctaacccctaaaatcattttagcacacaaacactgctagtgaattatacaatacccacgacctcacactcgtgtcttaaacacgtacaacatattgcgctacaatttaacactggttcctaaataggaacctacactttctctttaacactggttcctaaataggaaacctacactttctctttaacactgctcatttacacttttctcaagataacattggtcgggttattgtacaattcacagcttacaacacaaataatgtcacatcaagaattaatcacacatttattcacaaccaaaactcattcacaatttcacatctcataatgtcacaatctaccatcacatgttttcacgtatctcacaattcaacacttgttctactttacacttttactcaatctcaataacaatattataatctcaaggcaacatattattccacaattcatcacatatttcatttataagcactgctcatgaactatacaataccacgacctcacactcatgtttcaaacatgtttaacataattgcgctacaatttaacactggttcctaactaggaacctacactttctctttaacactgcgcataaacactggtcgggttattgtataattcatagctcacgatataattaatgtaacatcaagtgttaaacacattcACTTATttacaatcgaatatcatgtcaacactttaacatctcataacatcacatcaaccatctcataacattcctaatgatattcataaggtacaacatgcacatgttcatcaaatttaaccataatattctcaaactccaacacttaataatttttggaatcatactataacactctacaatattatttacataaattattaatataaataacaacctctatatatatataagctagcatacatcatattgaatcacaaattacaaagtaagctttcaatgcacaaattctaaataattatatgaacgctttggtcaatttcaattatgatattaactttttaaattatatataaaaacctaaacaacaagaaaaagagaaaatacaaaatcaatatttctctctaaatttctcctttatttcatcaattcatattaattagaaaaagtactcaatttatagggttcacgctcaacacaatagcatatcaattccataacaattggtctgtcaaacatatataattcactgtaataattataaggataaaatgaaaattacaaaaataccccaaaactcattccaattgatatctctaaggatccctacacatgttctcactaattctcaattgtgaataactcatcccttacctctaagcgggctcacgtgtcttcagccagcgatagcagcatctctagcggttctctgagattcctccaatttttttcctctagctgctccgatagaattcccaaacgtcaagGAGACAGAGAAGgaattgaagcctccacttgtactgtcaccatgagatttatttttctccctccacaaatattatctcgcaaatcccaacggtgaaaccgtgaaaaattgaatttcaaacaacatatccaactttcataaaaatccaacggttaacaaaaccGGGaacgtagttttaccgagacagctctgggtttctgcgggaaaggaaaatgctacaatgcgaggggtatttctcttagctcagacataataataaaattcccaacggtgataATGGTCATAATTGAGTTGCAaacgtggtgctcaaatttcacgacgatccaacggttaacgagtccgagatcattgtttttctgagataggttaggtggcctgcgggaaaaagagagggttttgggagaagagagaagaaacaacattgtgaggcagaggaggaggctgaggagtcagtctgaaaatTGAGCTAGCATGTtgttatttatagctaggggcatttacgacctattgtttactctatttatttatttattattttataaaaacaaactttattttattctctatcaaacaattaaataaaataccctttttattttctctcaaatcattattttaattaataattatatctccttatttatttatttataaaatctcatcattttttttaaactctatttatttataaataacaatcatttttaatctaatttacgaaaattgggatgttacacgtTTCGATGTCATTTCCAGCCTCCTCAAGTAGCGGtttgaaaaaataaactgaTCAACATGCTTCTAATCCTTTCCTTTACATTTccctattttatttaaatttgtttgagAAAACCCCAACTTTGTCAAACCTTAACTTGACGTAGCTCtgtgtggagcttgtaggccttggatcttcttcatcaacagagtcttttgcttcttgaagatcaatggcagcggaatggagatggaagaaagatgattggagacgtcactttaaggagaagatgagtccaGAAGAAGCTCACtatcataggaagccatggataagagcttgaaggtaggagaagatgagtggagggagagggagagaaggagcacgaaattttgtgacccaaatgaggtctgaactttgacgtgtaattctcaaatgatcaaagttcaaaaaaatgcacacacatgacctctatttatagcgtAAGTGTCAtgcaaaattggagggaaatttgaatttctattcaaatttcatttgaatttgaaattgaattttggagccaaaatttcactaattatgattagtgaattttagttatgattAAGCCcaataatccaagatcaagtctaagattctccactaagtgtgcttaggtgtcatgaggcatgtaaaacatgaaggacatgcacaaagtgtgactatatgatacgacaatggggtgtagcaagcaaatgctcacctccccctccaaaatttaattggattgggcttctcccaatttaattaaatttatttctcaacacacacatcaaatattcacttaatgcatgtgaaattataaaactacccttaatacaaaaactagtctaggtgccctaaaatacaagggctgaaaaatcctacattccTAGGatatcctacctacattatggagtcctaaatacaaggtctaaaaataatgaaattctaatctaatatgtacaaagataagtgggctcatacttagctcataggcccaaaatctaccctaaggctcatgagaaccctagggccttctcttgcatctctggcccaatcttcttagagtcttctattcAATGCCCTTAGGGGGTAAAATTGCATCAtaacttctttctctctcttcttctctatAGCTCTCAGCTAATATTGTATCCAACGAAAAGCTATCGACATAGCATGATCATGGGTGTGCATAAAAAAACTTCATTGTGTCATTTCCTTTGAAATTGTAAAGTCTATTTCAAGAtaagatttttctttcctttgctTCTCTAGACcaataaaaacattgtttccacCTCTAGACCTCTCCAACTATTACATCTTGATTTCTTTGGTCCTACCAGAACTATGCTAAATTAGTTCAAAACGAAAAGGGAGTATGCATTACTTAAATTAGAAGTGACCatggggtgagtttgaaaatgaaAGATTCCAACTATTCTGTGAAAAAAATGGAATTCTTTACAATTTTTCAACACCAAGTACTCCTCAAGAAAATGGAGTAGTTGAAAGAAAGAACATATTTCTCCAAGAGATGGCTAGAACCATGCTAAATGATAACTCAACCCCTAAGCACTTATGGGCTGAAGCAGTGAATATTGTGTGCTATCttcaaaacataatttgtataaaGACCTATCTTGAAAAAGACTCCTTATGAATTATGGAAAGGACGAAAACCCAACATATTGTATTTTCATCCTTTTGGGTGTAAGTGTTTCATTCTTAACACAAAGGATAGTCTAGGAAAATTTGACTCAAAGAGTGACTGTGCAATATTTATTGGATACTTTGAAACTTCAAAGGTATTCAGAGTGTACAACTCCATAACTTTAGTTGTTGAAGAAGCTATCCatataaaatttgacaaaaataagCCATATAAAATGTACAATTGGACAATAGCTCTATAGCCACCAACTCGTCCAGATAGGAATCAAAGATACTAGTATTGACTCAACAAGAAGCTTAAGCTGAAGTCAGAGAACCCATTGGATGCATTATGAGAAGGAACCATCCAGAGAGTCAGATCATAAGTGATCCAGCAGATTGTGTTTAAACTATATAGtcattaaaaacaaaaggacACACTGCAAGATGCAAGAAAAGCTCATTATGAGGCAATGCAAGATGACAACTGGGTGAAACGATGTAAGAAAAGCTCAACCAGATTCAAAAGAATGATGTTCAGAAGCTTGTTGAACTACCAAAAGTAAAGAAGACAGTTGGAGCAAAATGTGTATTTCGCAACAAACAGGACAAAGATGGTAAGGTTGTGAGAAACGAGGCAAGATTAGTTGCTAAAGGTTACTCACAACAGGAAGGTATTATAGACTACACATAAACCTTTGCCCTTGTTGCATGTCTAGAAGCAATATGAATCTTACTTTCATTTGTAGTTTATAGTAATAtgaaactatatcaaatggatgtaaaaagtgTCTTTCTAATTGGCTTAATCCAAGAGGAAGTTTATGTTGAACAACCTCCTAGATTTGAAAGTGAAACCTTTCCTCAACATGTTTTTAAACTCAACAAAGCCTTAAATGGACTTCAACAagctcctagagcttggtatgaaaaacTAAGttcatttcttttagaaaatggtTTTGAACGAGGAAAGGTTGACACAATCCTCTTTCGTAAGAATTATGAGTCTCAATTTATATTAGTACAAGTATATGTGGATGATATATCATCTTTGGGGCTACTAATGAAATGCTCTATGAAGATTTCACTAAGTTAATGTATACTGAGTTCAAAATAAGCATGATTCTTTCTTGGACTGCAaataaagcaaacaccacaagGCATTTATATTCATTAGACCAAGTATATGAAATAACTATTAAAGAAGTTCAACATGAGTGATGCAAAAGAGATGAAGACTTTTATGCATCCTACTACACATCTTGGACTGCACGAGGAATCAACAAAGGTGGACGAGACTCAGTACAGAGCAATGATTGACTCACTGCTCTATCTTGCTAGGTCCGGGCCCAATATAATGTTCAGTGTTTGCTTATGTGCTAGATTCCAAAAGGAACCAAGGGAAGTTCATTTAACTGTAGTTAAATGTATATTTGGATATTTAATTGGAACTCCTAACCTTAGTCTTTTGTTCAAAAGAAGAGAAAGTTTCAAACTCATGAGCTATTGCGAGGTGGACCATGCTGGTGATAAAGTAgaaagaaaaagtacaagtggtaGCTGTCACTTGATAGAAGGCAACTTAGTCACTTGGATTTGCAAGAAGTATGGCTCAACTACATTGTTCACTACTAAAGCAGAATATATGTTAGCAGCAAGCTGTTGCAATCAACTTTTATGGATAAAGGACCAACTTGAGGGCTACAACATCTATGAGAGTAAAATTCTTATCTATTGTGATAATAGAGCTAATATAAGTCTTTTGAAAAACCAAACATTGCATTCCAGAgtaaaacatatagaaattaaacatcattttataagAGATCATATTCAAAATGGTACAGTGAATTTACAATTTGTAACCACTAATGATCAGCTTgctaatatttttacaaaaccaTTAACTGAAGAAAGGCTAATTCTATTAAGGAGTCAACTTGGGATGATCTCTGTTaatgattgatttaaaatatatatgtcgTCCAATTGGAATATCCGAtggaggcccataatatatcgaaatgctcaaaattgaacacgaaagtcCTGGACAATTTCAAATGCCATAACTTTGAATTGGGATACCCGATTGAGGCACATAATAGatcaaaatgctcaaaattgaacaaggaagccCTAgccaaattcaaatggccataacttttgactggaATGCCCGATTGAGAcctataatatatcaaaacgcttaaaattgaacaaggaagccTGAGGAAAATTCAAACAACTTTGAACTATATAATTCCTTATTAAGGCCTATAATATATTGAaatgttcaaaattaaacaaggaAACCCTaggcaaattcgaacgacataACTTTGGACTGGGATGCtcaattgaggcccataatagattgaaatgttcaaaattgaacaaggaaacCAATACCAAATTCAAGTGTTCATAACTTTGGACTCGAATTAGGAGTGTTCATGGGTCCGGATTACCCATAAGCCCAACTTGACCCAAACTAACCCAATTAAATCGATACTGAGTGGGTTAGATAATAGGTTTTGAATTTTAGATCTGTGACCCATCCCAACccaaacatatttattattttaataataataataatatacacaaAATCAATTggttcagaaataagaagatatTTTTATGAgactcataatatatcgaaacactcaaaattgaacaaaggagtcattagaaaattcaagtggtcataatttttcactggGATGCCTGATTGAGGAGGTCTGTAAAATATCcaaatgctcaaaattgaacaaagaaTCCTTAGtcaaattcaaacaaccataacttttgaatGGGATGCCtaattgaggcccataatagaTTGcattgcttgaaattgaacaaggatgatgtaagcaaattcaaacgaccacaACTTTTGACTAAGATGCTCGATTGAGGTCCATAAGACTTTGCAACACTCAAAACTGAACAAGGAAGCCTTGGATAAATTCAAACGCCATAACTTTGGATTGGGATGcttgattgaggcccataatatatgtAAACGCTTGGAATTGGAGATGATTCATTATCCAATGTAGAGTCCTTAAAAGTTTCTCAACTTCAAATGACTTTTATCCCAAGAGTCCTAGTCATAATCTCATATTGTTGAGTGTCctcattttgtttcatttgcCAAAGATGGATTATTCACACCTAGGCTAGAGTGTGACATCTCATCGAACATCGAAGTGGACAATATCTTGAATGTAATGACCACGACAAAGTTAACTGACTTAAgctcaaaaaaatatcttattgaaACATTggataatttaaaatcatttaccTATGGCATGTGCAACCAACTCCATCTGTTGTACTGCTACATATGAATTTTATCCACAGTTGGATCAATAGGTTATTGTAGCTCGAACACCATTGTGAGAAGACTACAGGCAAAGATTGCTTATAGTTACTTGATATAGTTACTTATTTCAAGTCCAATATTATGTCCTTTGAACAGTCTCTTTTATTGGGCTAACCACTCATCCCTAGATTACACTATAAACTATTGTTTGTTGGAAATGTTGCTCACTTTTACTCCCTTGTTAGCAAACAACAGTAATATAAGTGACAACTAATTTGATGAAGTGTGCAAACACATGAATGAATATCTGTCATTATGTGTATTAGAAAAAATGTACGGCTAAACTACTAACAAGATcatgaaaattgattttatatggAATTTACTTAATTATCAGAGctcatagataaaaaaatatgattgagaaAAATTTAcgattattttatatcaatatcttggtgacaaataaataaataaacaaagacgTGAGAATGTGACTGATGGTTTTAAAAGTAGTCCACAATTGCAATTACACTCGCAACATCAAGCGTTTTAGACTCGTTGTGACTGCATCACGATGGCATTGCTACCGTGTCAGCCAAATTTTTCCTTAGTTTCCTACAATGTCTAGAATCGAGTACAACTTAAAATTTCGAGGAAACTTATTTTAGTTTGAAAATTAGCAGCTCCCGTGATTCACTGAATTGGAACACAAAAACTTCAATGTTTTGCTTGTCATTGAAGAGATTCCGCAAACAACTTTCATggataaatttgtaaatttaaacACAAACAGTTTGGTTATTACAAAATTTGGTAGGTTCTCCTTACGAAGTGGGAAATTAAAGTTAATTACCTTACCTGACTTCACTTGAGCTATGAGGGACTGTAATGATTTGATTTGAATacgaaattttaattttaatttaatatattaaataatatgcaAGTATGAAACGTCGtaagtaataaatacttagacacattcatttataattttttttgggtaaatcttaaatttttatacttatttaaaagattattcAATTTTCATGTTTTAGTATTGTATATGGgtttaattgttatatattgTTCTTAGCctttcaaattattttgaggagactctattttctttttacttcaaaatcataaaatccaatacattttttaaaatattcttaaaaaccACCTAGTTCAtatcttataataatttattatcaagTTCACAAAATAACAACCTATTCATTACCTTAGTTAAAGTTGGGTCATCTTAATTAATAACAGTATCTTTAGAGGATAAGTTatctttttagttcctaaattttttaagatttttgtttttagtcctttaattttaatttttgttttagtcttttaattttttttatccttagttttagtccttaaacttgttttttcatctttacttttagttatttttaaaaactaaaagtaaggatgaaaaaaaaagttaagaaactaaaagtaaaagcaaacaaaaaaaaagttaaaaggactaaaaataaataaataaatttaaaaactaaaaatataaattttaaaaactttaagaCTAAAGAGAGTAAACTCTATATTTGGATCACTTGTATCATGTATGTGCACACATGcttgaatttcaatttcaatatttggagacttttgaaaaaacaatCTTGTTTATAGAAAATTATTTCACTCAATACTTATCACACAATAATGGTAGAAGttacaactaattaaaaaaaattgctagcAGATGATGACTCAAACTACACAAATGAGATGACTTTGAATCAGATTCTTATTATATCTCAACTCAAGCATCGACAAACGTAGATTGAAATAGTATTTACTTTAACATGCGTTTATTAGTCACTTCTTCACACAATATATAAGTTAGTTTTTGAAACTAACTCTCCCTAGTAACTTTAAACaaactacaaaattaacaaattgaaCTACTAATATATAATGTGATTACTTCTCGTAGACATGGTAAGTAAATTCAAACTCTGTATATCCGTCCGACTCTAATCTGACGTTGATGAAAAAGACTCGCTTTAACCATATTAAGGCTAGAGTTTTAcccaacttttaaaaatttcctGCCCTATTGTACTTATATATaagtaagattttatttttatatttttatttttataattattaaaaatataaattagttattttaataatagtaaataatttaaagtaacagtaattaaataacaaacatcaaagttgaaattatatatttaaataaaaatataatataatttttaaattttatattgtaaagttctttattattttattaaattttatatattatgtgaattaaaatataattgataactTAATAAAAGATTTATTTACTGGATGCACCTTTCATTTAGATGGATTTGTTTATTATCCAAGTCCCATATCATGTTCAAAGTTACTGCAGCTGGATTTGCTTTAAGGATCAGTTTGGTTTAAAGGAAATAAAGAGGTGTGAAAGTAGAATAAGacgaaatatttgaattaaaatagattaTAAAAAAGTGATACCCACCAATTTTTGAAAGTTTCATATCAAATGCATCCGAATGTAATTAAACCAAACATTACCTAAAAGTTCCAATCACAGATAACAGCACAATGCATAATCATGGGAACTGCAACaaccttatttatattttatagtttgAGAAAGTTcaactatttaataatttaaaagtaacaGTTCGTATCTCCCATATCCATAATATTCTACAAACTATAAATTGATTCCTGGCTGTGTAGAGAAGCTAACACCTGAATCTGCTGGTTCACAGCTTGCTTTTTGGAACACCAACTGGAACATTTCTGGATCTCTTTTCTACTGATCGAGATACCTGCTTCACAGCCTCTTTCTCTAAATGGCGAGGCCGACTCAGCCAAAGTCCTCCGTCAACAATCATAGTATCGCCATTAACGAATTTTCCTTCACAAATTTGCAGAAAGGTTTCAAGTTTCcattggtaaaaggaaaaaaaaaaattatgactgaGGTATATAGGGTAACATTGCCCCAGTTACAATAATTTAACAGTAACAGCATTTTTTTCCAGCATGATGAGATGGTCTTATTCTTCAGGGGTAAACATGAAAGAGTGAAAGAGTAAAAGATtctaatttgatttgttttaacAAAGGCTATCAAACTGATAAGTGTATGATGGCTTAGAAGAAATGAAATATGGAAAGAAACATTTACATAAACAATGTTACAAAGGAATTCGGTTTTATAAACATGGAATGGAAATTTCATTACATGACACGAGTCTATGAATTTGGGTTAGAAATATTCAATGGCGGAAATTCGGAAAACAAATTACTCATTCTGAGTCAAATATCTTACCAGAATAAAGCACAACCAATATTTCAAGGTGTTTTCATACCAAAACATTTTGTTTTCCAAAACTTAATTATAGCATCTGCCACAAAAAAACTGatgtaatagaaaaataatatatgtttgtAGTCCCACTGGACCAATACCTAGCCAAAGGATAACAACAATGGAACCAAGATATCAAAGATCACATAGACATGCAATAAGGGTAGAGACGAGCAAAGAAAGCAAAAGACCTACCCTTCTAACAGGTAGAAAGCAAATAAAATAGATTGGTCGCTCTTAGAGATCTCAAAAGAAGAGGATTATGCTTTggaaaaacataaattacatgCAAAGTAGAGGAAGTATTGGCTAGAAAAAATTTCCCTTGTTTCAATCAATCTAGCATAGGAATAGTCTGCTAGCAGCCAAGACAACGGTGCAAAACATAATTGCCATTGGAATAGCACAGATATAAACATTCCTTATCATAAATCAATTAGCTGTATAAAAATAGCTGATTGGGACCTGGGAGAGGAGGTagttaaatctaaaataatattcGGAACtggaaataattaataatttcagttttgtaactttttgataattttcttGGGTTTTGAGAGCTGTTCAAAATAAAGTGGATTGGAAGCTCAAGACATTCAGCGGACATGAACATTCAAATACGGAACATTTAGTTGCCCTAATAAAAACATGTAAACAAGAttgaaacaataattttaaatatttgggagAATAGATAAAGTGACCAACCTGCATCTGATGCTAGAAAAAGTGCAGCCATGGCAATATCCCATTTCTCCCCAAGTTTATACAGTGGCATGTAATCTCTGGCTTTGCTACTTATTTCGTCAGGAGCCAGTTTACTCATGCCAGGAGTGCCACTTATTGGACCTGGTGCAATCCCATTGACTCTAATATCATAGTCTGTTCCCCATTCTAGTGCCAAGTTTCTTGTAGTGGCATCAACAGCTGCCTGGTGAACACAAGAAATTTAAAGGTGAATGCCAACAAGATGATTTTAACATCTAAGTCATGTGCAATAAACCTTTGCTGCAGACACGTGAATTTGATACCAAGAAGCTGTGTAATGCAAGGTAGCACTAATGTTTATTATTGATCCCCCACTAGAAGAGTTGCTCCTTCCTTCTCCCCCTTTCTTGAGATATTTTAGTGCTTCATGGCACATTGTGAATGTGCCAACAGAATCGATGTCCAGAACTGCAAAGAATACAACTTATCACCATTTCCTTTGTATTACTGAATTAGTATAATCAGAATAAGGTTGCATCATGTTCTAAACCTGAGAAACATGTCTTGGAGAAAGCACTCATCTGAAATGTAACAAATCTATTGTTGTGCCAAAATCAGATTTTACTTCACAAAAGAATGAGTTTCTT contains the following coding sequences:
- the LOC114388153 gene encoding peroxisomal 2,4-dienoyl-CoA reductase-like, with the translated sequence MESPFKPEILKGKVALITGGASGIGFEISTQFGKHGASVALMGRRKQVLQSAVSVLQSLVIPAVGFEGDVRKQEDAARVVESTFKHFGRIDILVNAAAGNFLVSAEDLSSNGFRTVLDIDSVGTFTMCHEALKYLKKGGEGRSNSSSGGSIINISATLHYTASWYQIHVSAAKAAVDATTRNLALEWGTDYDIRVNGIAPGPISGTPGMSKLAPDEISSKARDYMPLYKLGEKWDIAMAALFLASDAGKFVNGDTMIVDGGLWLSRPRHLEKEAVKQVSRSVEKRSRNVPVGVPKSKL